A genomic segment from Glycine soja cultivar W05 chromosome 18, ASM419377v2, whole genome shotgun sequence encodes:
- the LOC114397382 gene encoding uncharacterized protein LOC114397382, protein MHSNSFKLIFLCTLVILFNFPTTKAQESHDYLNQMCSESEIPANSTYEKNLRTLFSSLSSKATAKTFFYDTVVGRNSFDTVYGMFMCRGDVPSQLCGQCVVNATHTRDSEPGCSRSIWDVIWYEECMVRYSNVPFYSKVATHPFCYKWSLANISYNPESFMSLLYNTMNHTAHEAAISGNMYSTKQANYSNSETLYCLAQCTQDLSPQNCTACLTQAIEYLPNCCEGKQGGRVLFPSCNIRYELYPFFRNVTDEALPEGIVPETKYSHTDSEYSEDPGYISHNCSTDQIINDTAFESNLKTLFSDLTSNATSGNRNSKRAGAGTLQGFFTCRVDLSRTLCGECVQNATEKIFSACGLAAEGVIWYNHCWLRYSNRSFAMETSPSYVDLNVTDTYNQVQYSSHALTLISNKLAAMADGTGQILDKYQSGTLILNNKQRVYILAQCALDLSSEDCGACLSDMVGSAIPWTRLGTLGGRVLYPTCILRFELFQFYDLIPTTAITHPLLLAPASGKGRSRTIILILTSAIIVLGVLFTFCYYLIRRKARNNKTILRENFGHESSTIESLQFNLPTIVAATNNFSYENKIGKGGFGEVYKGILSDERPIAVKRLSRTSKQGVEEFKNEVLLIAKLQHRNLVTFIGFCLEEQEKILIYEYVPNKSLDYFLFDTKLEKILTWSERHKIIEGIARGILYLHEYSRLKIIHRDLKPSNVLLDKNMNPKISDFGLAKIVELDQQEGSTNRIIGTYGFMAPEYAMFGQFSEKSDVYSFGVMVLEIISGKKNISSYEPRRVVDDGLLKFFWRHWRDETPFNTLDEKLKESYSEIEVIKCIQIGLLCVQEDPNARPTMMSIVSYLNNHSIELPTPHEPTFFLYNRMDPIAYESNSGQSSNSFISSSINEMSISTFYPRLAIAENKGGWSALSNHSLEYLVIRNDELNIKIIMHSNSFKLIFLFTLIILFNFPTTKAQESHDYLNQLCSDSQTPANSTYEKNLRTLLSSLSSKATAKTFFYDTVVGRNSFDTVYGMFMCRGDVPSQLCGQCVVNATHIKYSEPDCSRSIWDVIWYEECMVRYSNVSFFSKVATHPFGYESSLANISSNPASFMSLLYNTMNQTAHEAAISGNMYSTKQANYSNSETLYCLAQCTQDLSPQNCTACLTQAIEYLPDCCEGKQGGRVVFPSCNIRFELYPFFRNVTDEALPEGIVPETKYSHTDSEYSEDPGYISHNCSTDQIINDTAFESNLKTLFSDLTSNATSGNRNRKKAGTLQGFFTCRVDLSRTLCGECVQNATEKIFSTCGLAAEGVIWYNHCWLRYSNRSFAMETSPSYVDLNVTDTDNRVQYSSHALTLISNKLAAMADGTGQILDKYQNGTLILNNKQRVYILAQCALDLTSDDCSACLSDMIGSAIPWTRLGSLGGRVLYPTCILRFELFQFYDLIPTTAITHPLLLAPASGKGRSRTIILILTSAIIVLGVLFTFCYYSIRRKARNNKTILRENFGHESSSIESLQFNLPTIVAATNNFSYENKIGKGGFGEVYKGILSDGRPIAVKRLSRTSKQGVEEFKNEVLLIAKLQHRNLVTFIGFCLEEQEKILIYEFVPNKSLDYFLFDTKLEKVLTWSERYKIIEGIARGILYLHEYSRLKIIHRDLKPSNVLLDKNMNPKISDFGLAKIVELDQQEGSTNRIIGTYGFMAPEYAMFGQFSEKSDVYSFGVMVLEIISGKKNISSYEPRRVVDDGLLKFFWRHWRDETPFNTLDEKLKESYSEIEVIKCIQIGLLCVQEDPNARPTMMSIVSYLNNHSIELPTPHEPTFFLYNRMDPIAYESNSGQSSNSFISSSINEMSISTFYPR, encoded by the exons atGCATTCGAATTCCTTCAAGCTCATCTTCCTTTGTACCCTTgttattttgttcaatttcCCAACTACTAAAGCACAGGAGTCCCACGATTATCTTAACCAAATGTGCAGTGAAAGCGAAATCCCTGCCAACAGCACCTATGAAAAGAACCTGAGGACTCTCTTCTCTTCCTTATCTTCGAAGGCAACCGCCAAAACATTCTTCTACGACACAGTGGTGGGCAGAAACTCCTTTGACACGGTGTATGGTATGTTCATGTGCAGGGGTGATGTACCCTCTCAACTCTGTGGGCAGTGTGTGGTAAATGCAACCCACACCCGAGATTCAGAGCCAGGTTGTTCCAGGTCCATATGGGATGTGATTTGGTACGAGGAGTGCATGGTTCGGTATTCCAACGTCCCTTTCTACTCCAAAGTGGCCACACATCCCTTCTGTTACAAGTGGAGCTTGGCCAATATCTCCTACAACCCAGAAAGTTTCATGAGTTTGTTGTACAACACCATGAACCATACTGCACATGAAGCAGCCATTTCTGGTAACATGTACTCCACAAAGCAAGCAAACTATTCTAATTCTGAGACCCTATACTGTCTGGCTCAGTGCACACAAGACCTCTCACCCCAAAACTGCACAGCCTGTCTTACTCAAGCAATAGAGTACCTCCCCAACTGCTGTGAAGGAAAGCAAGGAGGTAGAGTTTTGTTTCCCAGTTGTAACATTAGGTATGAATTGTACCCTTTCTTCCGCAATGTCACGGATGAGGCACTACCAGAAGGAATTGTTCCTGAGACAAAATATTCACACACGGATTCAGAATATTCAGAAGATCCTGGCTATATTTCTCACAACTGCTCAACCGACCAAATCATTAACGATACTGCTTTCGAATCAAACCTCAAGACCCTCTTCTCTGATTTGACTTCCAACGCCACCAGTGGCAACAGAAACAGCAAAAGAGCGGGAGCGGGAACACTGCAAGGCTTCTTCACGTGTCGTGTCGACCTTTCTCGTACCCTTTGTGGAGAATGCGTCCAAAACGCAACGGAGAAAATATTCTCCGCGTGTGGTTTGGCTGCGGAGGGTGTGATTTGGTACAATCACTGCTGGCTTCGCTATTCAAATCGATCCTTTGCCATGGAAACAAGTCCCAGCTATGTGGATCTGAATGTCACCGACACCTATAATCAGGTGCAATATTCCTCTCATGCTTTGACATTGATATCCAATAAATTAGCTGCAATGGCGGATGGCACGGGCCAAATTCTTGACAAATATCAAAGTGGAACATTGATATTGAATAATAAACAAAGGGTGTATATTCTTGCTCAGTGTGCATTGGATCTATCTAGTGAAGATTGTGGTGCCTGCCTAAGTGATATGGTTGGATCAGCAATTCCATGGACTCGTTTGGGAACCCTAGGTGGCAGAGTTCTGTATCCTACCTGTATTCTCCGCTTTGAACTGTTCCAGTTTTACGATCTGATTCCCACCACAGCAATCACTCATCCACTTCTACTAGCACCAGCAtcag gAAAAGGTCGATCACGAACTATTATCTTGATCCTTACCTCCGCCATCATTGTTTTGGGGGTACTTTTCACCTTTTGCTACTATTTGATTCGAAGAAAAGCAAGGAATAATAAAACTATTCTCAGAGAAAACT TTGGACATGAAAGTTCCACCATAGAGTCATTGCAATTCAATTTGCCAACAATTGTAGCAGCTACAAACAACTTTTCATATGAGAACAAGATTGGCAAAGGAGGATTTGGGGAAGTTTATAAG GGCATTCTTAGTGATGAAAGACCAATAGCAGTAAAGAGGCTCTCAAGAACTTCAAAGCAAGGTGTAGAGGAGTTTAAAAATGAGGTTTTGTTGATAGCCAAACTTCAACACAGAAATTTAGTGACATTTATTGGATTTTGTCTTGAAGAGCAAgagaaaatacttatatatgAATACGTGCCAAACAAGAGTCTGGACTACTTCTTATTTG ATACTAAACTAGAAAAGATTTTGACTTGGTCTGAGCGTCACAAAATCATAGAAGGAATTGCTCGAGGAATTCTATATTTACACGAATATTCTCGACTTAAAATTATACATCGTGATCTTAAACCTAGTAATGTACTATTAGACAAAAATATGAATCCAAAGATTTCAGATTTTGGACTTGCTAAAATTGTTGAACTAGATCAACAAGAAGGAAGTACAAATAGAATTATTGGAACATA CGGCTTTATGGCTCCAGAGTATGCTATGTTTGGACAATTTTCTGAGAAATCGGATGTATACAGTTTTGGAGTTATGGTTCTCGAGATTATTAGTGGGAAAAAGAATATAAGTTCATATGAACCACGTCGTGTTGTTGATGATGGCCTTTTAAAATTT TTCTGGAGACATTGGAGGGATGAAACACCATTCAACACATTAGAcgaaaaattaaaggaaagtTATTCTGAAATTGAAGTCATCAAATGCATTCAAATTGGTTTATTATGTGTTCAAGAAGATCCAAATGCTAGACCAACAATGATGTCAATTGTCTCATATCTCAATAATCACTCGATTGAGTTGCCAACTCCACATGAACCAACCTTTTTCTTATACAATAGAATGGATCCAATTGCCTATGAATCAAATTCAGGGCAATCTTCCAACAGTTTCATATCATCCTCTATCAATGAAATGTCTATAAGTACATTCTACCCTAG ATTGGCTATAGCAGAAAACAAAGGTGGATGGAGTGCTCTTAGTAACCACTCTTTGGAGTATCTGGTTATCAGGAATGATGAACTC aacattaaaataatcatGCATTCGAATTCCTTCAAGCTCATCTTCCTTTTTACCCTTattattttgttcaatttcCCAACTACTAAAGCACAGGAGTCCCACGATTATCTTAACCAACTGTGCAGTGACAGCCAAACCCCTGCCAACAGCACCTATGAAAAGAACCTGAGGACTCTCTTATCTTCCTTATCTTCGAAGGCAACCGCCAAAACATTCTTCTACGACACAGTGGTGGGCAGAAACTCCTTTGACACGGTGTATGGTATGTTCATGTGCAGGGGTGATGTACCCTCTCAACTCTGTGGGCAGTGTGTGGTAAATGCAacccacatcaaatattcaGAGCCAGATTGTTCCAGGTCCATATGGGATGTGATTTGGTACGAGGAGTGCATGGTTCGGTATTCCAACGTCTCTTTCTTCTCCAAAGTGGCCACACATCCCTTCGGTTACGAGTCGAGCTTGGCCAATATCTCCTCCAACCCAGCAAGTTTCATGAGTTTGTTGTACAACACCATGAACCAAACTGCACATGAAGCAGCCATTTCTGGTAACATGTACTCCACAAAGCAAGCAAACTATTCTAATTCTGAGACCCTATACTGTCTGGCTCAGTGCACACAAGACCTCTCACCCCAAAACTGCACAGCCTGTCTTACTCAAGCAATAGAGTACCTCCCAGACTGCTGTGAAGGAAAGCAAGGAGGTAGAGTTGTGTTTCCCAGTTGTAACATTAGGTTTGAATTGTACCCTTTCTTCCGCAATGTCACGGATGAGGCACTACCAGAAGGAATTGTTCCTGAGACAAAATATTCACACACGGATTCAGAATATTCAGAAGATCCTGGCTATATTTCTCACAACTGCTCAACCGACCAAATCATTAACGATACTGCTTTCGAATCAAACCTCAAGACCCTCTTCTCTGACTTGACTTCCAACGCCACCAGTGGCaacagaaacagaaaaaaagCGGGAACACTGCAAGGCTTCTTCACGTGTCGTGTCGACCTTTCTCGTACCCTTTGTGGAGAATGCGTCCAAAACGCAACGGAGAAAATATTCTCCACGTGTGGTTTGGCTGCGGAGGGTGTGATTTGGTACAATCACTGCTGGCTTCGCTATTCAAATCGATCCTTTGCCATGGAAACAAGTCCCAGCTATGTGGATCTGAATGTCACCGACACCGATAATCGGGTGCAATATTCCTCTCATGCTTTGACATTGATATCCAATAAATTAGCTGCAATGGCGGATGGCACGGGCCAAATTCTTGACAAATATCAAAATGGAACATTGATATTGAATAATAAACAAAGGGTTTATATTCTTGCTCAGTGTGCATTGGATCTAACTAGTGATGATTGCAGTGCCTGCCTAAGTGATATGATTGGATCAGCAATTCCATGGACTCGTTTGGGAAGCCTAGGTGGCAGAGTTCTGTATCCTACCTGTATTCTCCGCTTTGAATTGTTCCAGTTTTACGATCTGATTCCCACCACAGCAATTACTCATCCACTTCTACTAGCACCAGCATCAG gAAAAGGTCGATCACGAACTATTATCTTGATCCTTACCTCCGCCATCATTGTTTTGGGGGTACTTTTCACCTTTTGCTACTATTCGATTAGAAGAAAAGCAAGGAATAATAAAACTATTCTCAGAGAAAACT TTGGACATGAAAGTTCCTCCATAGAGTCATTGCAATTCAATTTGCCAACAATTGTAGCAGCTACAAACAACTTTTCATATGAGAACAAGATTGGCAAAGGAGGATTTGGGGAAGTTTATAAG GGCATTCTTAGTGATGGAAGACCAATAGCAGTAAAGAGGCTCTCAAGAACTTCAAAGCAAGGTGTAGAGGAGTTTAAAAATGAGGTTTTGTTGATAGCCAAACTTCAACACAGAAATTTAGTGACATTTATTGGATTTTGTCTTGAAGAGCAAgagaaaatacttatatatgAATTCGTGCCAAACAAGAGTCTCGACTACTTCTTATTTG ATACTAAACtagaaaaggttttgacttGGTCTGAGCGTTACAAAATCATAGAAGGAATTGCTCGAGGAATTCTATATTTACACGAATATTCTCGACTTAAAATTATACATCGTGATCTTAAACCTAGTAATGTACTATTAGACAAAAATATGAATCCAAAGATTTCAGATTTTGGACTAGCTAAAATTGTTGAACTAGATCAACAAGAAGGAAGTACAAATAGAATTATTGGAACATA CGGCTTTATGGCTCCAGAGTATGCTATGTTTGGACAATTTTCTGAGAAATCGGATGTATACAGTTTTGGAGTTATGGTTCTCGAGATTATTAGTGGGAAAAAGAATATAAGTTCATATGAACCACGTCGTGTTGTTGATGATGGCCTTTTAAAATTT TTCTGGAGACATTGGAGGGATGAAACACCATTCAACACATTAGAcgaaaaattaaaggaaagtTATTCTGAAATTGAAGTCATCAAATGCATTCAAATTGGTTTATTATGTGTTCAAGAAGATCCAAATGCTAGACCAACAATGATGTCAATTGTCTCATATCTCAATAATCACTCGATTGAGTTGCCAACTCCACATGAACCAACCTTTTTCTTATACAATAGAATGGATCCAATTGCCTATGAATCAAATTCAGGGCAATCTTCCAACAGTTTCATATCATCCTCTATCAATGAAATGTCTATAAGTACATTCTACCCTAGATAA
- the LOC114396558 gene encoding cysteine-rich receptor-like protein kinase 6 isoform X2 translates to MASSNSFNLLFLYIFFNFTTTKAQVSPIIMYPFCQDTTTNTTYQANLKTLLSSLVSNAIFNRFYNDTIQNTVFGLFMCRGDVSHILCQQCVQNATNKLSSYPQCSVSKQAVTYYDECMVRYSNASFFSTLTTEPSVREFNKAYISSNETIFTSLLSDTMNQTIQAATNPMTWGSNYYAARHANVSDIQTLYCVAQCTMDLSRQDCATCLANATTTLLLLYEEKQGGRVLYPSCNVRFELYPFYQETKNSLDSNGLGGLVPETRYEYPLSDPKYSGYISHNCSSNLAILQNDDVSFKPYTNLTTLFSYLISNATDGAEFQMQVGNLYGLFMCRGDVDNRAVCGECVRNASERVVSECRFANEGVIWFEYCLVRFSDRDFFSVVERNPRFQKLNVTNRDERDDENSFTSTVSNKLAWMESQTGGSGSRYRNATLALNQIQTLYIVAQCTRDLSSDDCEVCLSDVVSAIPWRRLGSVGGRVLYPSCFLRFEQFQFLNHWMAPSLSPSPLPPSPPSTPQRPEIRSSSRTTVSIVVPVIIISVILFSFGCYFIRTKAKNYKTILKENSTNNFSDENKIGKGGFGEVYKGILTDGRHIAVKRLSKTSRQGAQEFRNEVLLIAKLQHRNLVEFIGFCLDEEEKILIYEYVSNKSLDYFLFGTQLQKVFNWSERYTIIGGIARGILYLHEYSRLKVIHRDLKPSNILLDQNMNPKISDFGLARIVEIDQQEGSTNRIIGTYGYMSPEYAMFGQFSEKSDVYSFGVMILEIITGRKNVGSYESYGVVDGLLSFVWRQWTDQTPLNILDPKLRGDYSKIEVIKCIQIGLLCVQENPDARPSMLAIASYLSNHSIELPPPLEPAIFILNSKMNPQIVTHESSSSQSAKNSTPLSINEMTISDFYPR, encoded by the exons ATGGCTTCTTCTAATTCCTTCAATCTTCTCTTCCTCTACATCTTCTTCAATTTCACAACCACCAAAGCACAAGTCTCTCCCATCATCATGTACCCATTTTGCCAAGACACCACCACCAACACCACTTACCAAGCAAACCTCAAGACCCTCTTGTCTTCCTTGGTTTCAAACGCCATTTTCAACAGATTCTACAACGACACAATCCAAAACACAGTCTTCGGCCTATTCATGTGCAGAGGCGACGTGTCCCACATACTCTGCCAACAATGCGTCCAAAACGCGACCAACAAACTATCCTCGTACCCACAGTGCTCCGTCTCCAAACAAGCCGTAACCTACTACGACGAGTGCATGGTTCGCTACTCCAACGCCTCGTTCTTCTCCACCCTCACCACCGAACCCAGCGTACGCGAATTCAACAAAGCCTACATCTCCAGCAACGAAACCATCTTCACGAGCCTCTTATCCGACACCATGAACCAAACCATACAAGCAGCAACAAATCCCATGACATGGGGCAGTAACTACTACGCCGCCAGACACGCGAACGTGTCGGACATTCAGACGCTCTACTGTGTGGCGCAGTGCACCATGGACCTCTCGCGTCAAGATTGCGCCACCTGTCTCGCCAACGCAACAACCACGCTTCTGTTGTTATACGAGGAGAAACAAGGAGGAAGAGTTTTGTACCCTAGCTGCAACGTTAGGTTTGAACTATACCCTTTCTATCAAGAAACCAAAAATAGCTTAGATTCTAACGGATTAGGTGGACTCGTTCCCGAAACCAGATATGAATATCCACTTTCAGATCCAAAATATTCTGGATACATTTCCCATAACTGTTCCTCAAACCTTGCCATTCTTCAAAACGATGACGTTTCATTCAAACCATACACAAACCTCACGactcttttttcttacttgatTTCTAATGCCACCGACGGCGCTGAATTTCAAATGCAAGTTGGGAATCTGTATGGCTTGTTCATGTGTCGCGGTGACGTGGATAACCGTGCCGTTTGTGGAGAATGCGTGCGAAACGCGTCGGAGAGGGTGGTCTCGGAGTGTCGTTTTGCCAACGAGGGTGTGATTTGGTTCGAGTACTGTTTGGTTCGGTTTTCGGATCGGGATTTTTTCTCCGTAGTGGAGAGGAATCCGAGGTTTCAGAAGTTGAACGTGACGAACCGTGACGAGCGGGATGATGAAAACTCGTTTACTTCTACGGTTTCGAATAAGTTGGCTTGGATGGAGAGCCAAACAGGAGGTAGTGGTTCCAGGTACCGGAATGCGACGTTGGCGTTGAACCAGATCCAAACGCTTTATATTGTGGCTCAGTGCACGCGAGATCTTTCCAGCGACGATTGTGAAGTATGCTTAAGTGATGTGGTATCGGCGATTCCTTGGCGTCGTTTGGGGAGCGTTGGTGGAAGAGTTCTGTACCCTAGCTGTTTTCTCAGGTTTGAACAGTTTCAGTTTTTGAACCATTGGATGGCCCCGTCGCTGTCTCCGTCGCCGCTGCCGCCGTCGCCGCCGTCTACCCCGCAACGTCCAG AAATAAGAAGTTCGTCACGAACAACTGTCTCTATTGTTGTTCCCGTCATTATCATTTCGGTGATACTCTTCTCTTTTGGATGCTACTTCATACGTACAAAAGCAAAGAATTACAAGACCATTCTCAAAGAAAATT CAACAAACAACTTTTCAGATGAGAATAAGATTGGCAAAGGTGGATTTGGTGAAGTTTACAAG ggCATTCTTACTGATGGAAGACATATTGCGGTAAAAAGACTGTCAAAAACTTCTAGGCAAGGTGCACAAGAGTTCAGAAATGAGGTTTTATTAATAGCGAAGCTTCAACATAGAAATCTCGTGGAATTCATTGGATTTTGTctggatgaagaagaaaaaatacttatatatgaATACGTGTCAAACAAGAGTTTGGATTACTTCTTATTTG GTACTCAATTGCAAAAGGTATTCAATTGGTCGGAGCGTTACACAATTATAGGAGGAATTGCTCGAGGAATTCTTTATTTACATGAATACTCTCGACTTAAAGTTATACATCGTGATCTTAAACCtagtaatatattattagacCAAAATATGAACCCAAAAATTTCAGATTTTGGTCTTGCTAGAATTGTTGAAATAGATCAACAAGAAGGAAGTACAAACAGAATTATTGGAACATA tGGGTACATGTCTCCAGAGTATGCAATGTTTGGACAATTTTCTGAGAAATCAGATGTTTACAGTTTTGGAGTTATGATTTTGGAGATTATCACCGGAAGAAAGAATGTGGGTTCTTATGAATCATATGGTGTTGTTGATGGTCTTCTAAGTTTT GTTTGGAGACAATGGACGGACCAAACACCGCTGAACATATTAGACCCAAAATTGAGAGGAGATTATTCCAAAATTGAAGTCATTAAGTGCATTCAAATTGGTTTATTATGTGTTCAAGAAAATCCGGATGCTAGACCTTCAATGTTGGCAATTGCTTCATATCTTAGCAATCACTCAATTGAATTGCCACCTCCACTAGAACCAGCAATCTTTATCTTGAATAGTAAAATGAATCCACAGATAGTTACACATGAATCAAGTTCCAGTCAATCTGCCAAGAATTCCACTCCATTATCAATCAATGAAATGACTATAAGTGACTTCTATCCTCGGTAg
- the LOC114396558 gene encoding cysteine-rich receptor-like protein kinase 7 isoform X1: MASSNSFNLLFLYIFFNFTTTKAQVSPIIMYPFCQDTTTNTTYQANLKTLLSSLVSNAIFNRFYNDTIQNTVFGLFMCRGDVSHILCQQCVQNATNKLSSYPQCSVSKQAVTYYDECMVRYSNASFFSTLTTEPSVREFNKAYISSNETIFTSLLSDTMNQTIQAATNPMTWGSNYYAARHANVSDIQTLYCVAQCTMDLSRQDCATCLANATTTLLLLYEEKQGGRVLYPSCNVRFELYPFYQETKNSLDSNGLGGLVPETRYEYPLSDPKYSGYISHNCSSNLAILQNDDVSFKPYTNLTTLFSYLISNATDGAEFQMQVGNLYGLFMCRGDVDNRAVCGECVRNASERVVSECRFANEGVIWFEYCLVRFSDRDFFSVVERNPRFQKLNVTNRDERDDENSFTSTVSNKLAWMESQTGGSGSRYRNATLALNQIQTLYIVAQCTRDLSSDDCEVCLSDVVSAIPWRRLGSVGGRVLYPSCFLRFEQFQFLNHWMAPSLSPSPLPPSPPSTPQRPEIRSSSRTTVSIVVPVIIISVILFSFGCYFIRTKAKNYKTILKENFGAESTNVEPLQFDLVIIKAATNNFSDENKIGKGGFGEVYKGILTDGRHIAVKRLSKTSRQGAQEFRNEVLLIAKLQHRNLVEFIGFCLDEEEKILIYEYVSNKSLDYFLFGTQLQKVFNWSERYTIIGGIARGILYLHEYSRLKVIHRDLKPSNILLDQNMNPKISDFGLARIVEIDQQEGSTNRIIGTYGYMSPEYAMFGQFSEKSDVYSFGVMILEIITGRKNVGSYESYGVVDGLLSFVWRQWTDQTPLNILDPKLRGDYSKIEVIKCIQIGLLCVQENPDARPSMLAIASYLSNHSIELPPPLEPAIFILNSKMNPQIVTHESSSSQSAKNSTPLSINEMTISDFYPR; encoded by the exons ATGGCTTCTTCTAATTCCTTCAATCTTCTCTTCCTCTACATCTTCTTCAATTTCACAACCACCAAAGCACAAGTCTCTCCCATCATCATGTACCCATTTTGCCAAGACACCACCACCAACACCACTTACCAAGCAAACCTCAAGACCCTCTTGTCTTCCTTGGTTTCAAACGCCATTTTCAACAGATTCTACAACGACACAATCCAAAACACAGTCTTCGGCCTATTCATGTGCAGAGGCGACGTGTCCCACATACTCTGCCAACAATGCGTCCAAAACGCGACCAACAAACTATCCTCGTACCCACAGTGCTCCGTCTCCAAACAAGCCGTAACCTACTACGACGAGTGCATGGTTCGCTACTCCAACGCCTCGTTCTTCTCCACCCTCACCACCGAACCCAGCGTACGCGAATTCAACAAAGCCTACATCTCCAGCAACGAAACCATCTTCACGAGCCTCTTATCCGACACCATGAACCAAACCATACAAGCAGCAACAAATCCCATGACATGGGGCAGTAACTACTACGCCGCCAGACACGCGAACGTGTCGGACATTCAGACGCTCTACTGTGTGGCGCAGTGCACCATGGACCTCTCGCGTCAAGATTGCGCCACCTGTCTCGCCAACGCAACAACCACGCTTCTGTTGTTATACGAGGAGAAACAAGGAGGAAGAGTTTTGTACCCTAGCTGCAACGTTAGGTTTGAACTATACCCTTTCTATCAAGAAACCAAAAATAGCTTAGATTCTAACGGATTAGGTGGACTCGTTCCCGAAACCAGATATGAATATCCACTTTCAGATCCAAAATATTCTGGATACATTTCCCATAACTGTTCCTCAAACCTTGCCATTCTTCAAAACGATGACGTTTCATTCAAACCATACACAAACCTCACGactcttttttcttacttgatTTCTAATGCCACCGACGGCGCTGAATTTCAAATGCAAGTTGGGAATCTGTATGGCTTGTTCATGTGTCGCGGTGACGTGGATAACCGTGCCGTTTGTGGAGAATGCGTGCGAAACGCGTCGGAGAGGGTGGTCTCGGAGTGTCGTTTTGCCAACGAGGGTGTGATTTGGTTCGAGTACTGTTTGGTTCGGTTTTCGGATCGGGATTTTTTCTCCGTAGTGGAGAGGAATCCGAGGTTTCAGAAGTTGAACGTGACGAACCGTGACGAGCGGGATGATGAAAACTCGTTTACTTCTACGGTTTCGAATAAGTTGGCTTGGATGGAGAGCCAAACAGGAGGTAGTGGTTCCAGGTACCGGAATGCGACGTTGGCGTTGAACCAGATCCAAACGCTTTATATTGTGGCTCAGTGCACGCGAGATCTTTCCAGCGACGATTGTGAAGTATGCTTAAGTGATGTGGTATCGGCGATTCCTTGGCGTCGTTTGGGGAGCGTTGGTGGAAGAGTTCTGTACCCTAGCTGTTTTCTCAGGTTTGAACAGTTTCAGTTTTTGAACCATTGGATGGCCCCGTCGCTGTCTCCGTCGCCGCTGCCGCCGTCGCCGCCGTCTACCCCGCAACGTCCAG AAATAAGAAGTTCGTCACGAACAACTGTCTCTATTGTTGTTCCCGTCATTATCATTTCGGTGATACTCTTCTCTTTTGGATGCTACTTCATACGTACAAAAGCAAAGAATTACAAGACCATTCTCAAAGAAAATT TTGGAGCTGAAAGTACTAATGTAGAGCCATTGCAATTTGATTTGGTTATAATCAAAGCAGCAACAAACAACTTTTCAGATGAGAATAAGATTGGCAAAGGTGGATTTGGTGAAGTTTACAAG ggCATTCTTACTGATGGAAGACATATTGCGGTAAAAAGACTGTCAAAAACTTCTAGGCAAGGTGCACAAGAGTTCAGAAATGAGGTTTTATTAATAGCGAAGCTTCAACATAGAAATCTCGTGGAATTCATTGGATTTTGTctggatgaagaagaaaaaatacttatatatgaATACGTGTCAAACAAGAGTTTGGATTACTTCTTATTTG GTACTCAATTGCAAAAGGTATTCAATTGGTCGGAGCGTTACACAATTATAGGAGGAATTGCTCGAGGAATTCTTTATTTACATGAATACTCTCGACTTAAAGTTATACATCGTGATCTTAAACCtagtaatatattattagacCAAAATATGAACCCAAAAATTTCAGATTTTGGTCTTGCTAGAATTGTTGAAATAGATCAACAAGAAGGAAGTACAAACAGAATTATTGGAACATA tGGGTACATGTCTCCAGAGTATGCAATGTTTGGACAATTTTCTGAGAAATCAGATGTTTACAGTTTTGGAGTTATGATTTTGGAGATTATCACCGGAAGAAAGAATGTGGGTTCTTATGAATCATATGGTGTTGTTGATGGTCTTCTAAGTTTT GTTTGGAGACAATGGACGGACCAAACACCGCTGAACATATTAGACCCAAAATTGAGAGGAGATTATTCCAAAATTGAAGTCATTAAGTGCATTCAAATTGGTTTATTATGTGTTCAAGAAAATCCGGATGCTAGACCTTCAATGTTGGCAATTGCTTCATATCTTAGCAATCACTCAATTGAATTGCCACCTCCACTAGAACCAGCAATCTTTATCTTGAATAGTAAAATGAATCCACAGATAGTTACACATGAATCAAGTTCCAGTCAATCTGCCAAGAATTCCACTCCATTATCAATCAATGAAATGACTATAAGTGACTTCTATCCTCGGTAg